The Culex quinquefasciatus strain JHB chromosome 2, VPISU_Cqui_1.0_pri_paternal, whole genome shotgun sequence genome contains the following window.
taaaatttatttttcagatcaTACTTCAGGTCGTGAACGtgctttcacaaaaaaataatatttaaaaaacaaatttgagcataCAAAACTGCCTCAAAATatagatttgacaaaaaaaagtcttgtcccctctttgattttcgtgaaactttgtcctaaggggtaacttttgtccctgatcacgaatccgagatccgttttttgatatctcgtgacggaggggcagtacgaccccttacatttttgaacatgcgaaaaaagaggtgtttttcaataatttgtagcctgaaacggtgatgtgatagaaatttggtgtcaaagagacttttatgtaaaattagacgcccgatttgatggcgtactcagaattcagaaaaaacgtatttttcataaaaaaaaagtgttttcaaactctgccattttccgttattcgaCTGGAGCATGTCATTTCATGGGAAACTGATTGTTATATTCGAATCTActttaacccagaagggtcatttttttcatttagaacaaaattttttattttaaaatttcgtgttttttctaactttgcagggttattttttaaagtgtgataatgttctacaaagttgtagagcagacaattacaaaaattttgaaatgtaaacataaggggtttgcttggaaacatcacgagttaacgtgattttacgaaaacaagttttgaaaaagttgctttttgcgtttctctttgtttcgtcgttcgtgtctgtcgggggtgactatgaacggacatgatcaacgacgaccaacaatttcaaaactttttttcgtaaaatcgccaTAACTCGTGACCTTTATAAACAAACCCATTATATCTATATAtctaattttttgtaattgtctgctctacaactttgtagaacattgttacactctaaaaaataaccctgcaaagttagaaaaaacacgaaattttaaaatgaattatgttgttctaaatgaaaaaatacccttctgggttagtgtagattcgaaaagtacattaaattgcccttaaaatgacattttccaaaaaaaaaattaccgtcgagtaatggaaaatggcagagtttttaaaacttttttagagcaattccagctcaaatcaggtatttttctggtacttttgtacccgaccctctccgatttcaatgaaactttgtagacatgttatcctaggcctatataagccatttttgtgtataaggAGCCaacagtactcgaaaataacatttgagaagggtgtaaggtatttaaatatttttgtattctgtaatttaaaaatgactgtatctcgaagccgttgcgtcgtatcaaaaagtggtcaaagacaaacttgtaggaaattggacgggctttctgaaaaaaatacactgaaacaaaaatacacgccacatctatgagattttttgatttttaagtctgaaacttaaatttaaaggtgatgtcacgattttttttcggtcaaaatttttgagggaatagcctaaaatgttaccaaaagactgacgaaaaatgcaggatggtatgtctctcctaaaaaaatacaaaaatcatttactaaaactgtttttttgaaaagtggtctaaacgtcaaaatttttaaaaacccgtagtgggaatcgattctccagacaattttacataaaagtctccatattgaccatttccCTATGtacaatccttgggaagatacagcggttttaaaaataaaaatgttgaaaaaacggggttttttgtggtttttggcaatttctatatgacagacttggtttttcagtctcgtaaatatttttaccggaaagcttgtccaatttcccataagtttgcctttgacagcatttcaattggatgtaagggcttacagatataagcttaattacattgctcataactgaaaatagaatatttttttcagtgtggtagaaaccaggatagtaaatttgcttacgtaaatataaaaacgatattaatcaaaaagctgtcaagggcaaacttatgggaaattgaacgagcttttcggtaaaaatatttacgagactgaaaaaccaagcctgtcatatagaaattgccaaaaaccacaaaaaacccgttttttcaacatttttatttttaaaacagctgtatcttcccaagaatTGTACATAggaaaatggtcaatatggagacttttatgggtcattccatctgaagcggaacagcatttgaaaattaccctctccgatcctgatttggcagagctgttgatactatcaaaacatgcaagaatcccgaatttcatccaaatcggaccaccccctccatttttgtacctccccaaaaaatcgactttttggcgatttttgaccaaacctcctattttcaaacggcgatagctcaggaaccacaaatcttagaaggtcggtcttagactcaattttgaaggaaattggacgtagaatccatttccgtgatcaaaatgttgattaatttactttttctacctgtattgcgcaattgaaaactttaaacggccgtatctcaaaacaccccaacttatttttttatttgacctcaccattgtgttccccgaccaattttacataagaatcacctatcgacagaaatgaatatgtttcgttccagagatatcgaattttaaagttttgtgttttcgagattacctacatcagcttcatctgctagaagcacacaggcgggctgatcaataactgctacctggtgttctgggagatgattaatttaatttatatttttataattttacgcaaatatttattcaaatggctaatatctaccttgatcaatctatttttgtgaaaggaaaggtgttgctaaccgttttagagtacctccgaggccatgactagggccttaatcatgggcggtagcaaaatagtgccattcagcaaaaactccaaaacctgctttattattattttttatagtttattattgacacttaaccatgatttggcaaatctgatttatggtttaaaagattgatcacaatttaaaattgtgtgccagctccatttgattaaaagatgattttggtcaaggtacatttaatttaaaaaaaatccttatacgtgaggacagcagccgtattgtgttccaagaatccaagaatgatagaagaaaaaacacattgttgttcggacggtgtcgaaatcatcgcaactaaatttgggaaattagccactttgcagcagatcaaactttgggattttcttacatttttcagttttatactttccagaaatccttttcctactccttgtgatcgtgcttcactagagtacaacgtatcaacaaattttattcattttaattcatattttttactcaataatgtattgtgcacttattgttcagtgttactaacaagattaattgcattttcctgctcgctccgtcggaatccaattctgccctttactgtgtgtcgttattgctctgtcctgtgggttagcacagaaattcactttattcatttttttgggcagataaacattcgcgattaaactccagtttcctacagtgttatacagttaatttttgcccaatttgataaagattatttatgattcggtaatttcggataaagattatttatgatgaaatattatttcaataaatggccaggtagcagctattgatcagcccgcctgtgtgcttctagcagatgaagctgatgtaggtaatctcgaaaacacaaaactttaaaattcgatatctctggaacgaaacatattcatttctgtcgataggtgattcttatgtaaaattggtcggggaacacaatggtgaggtcaaataaaaaaaataagttggggtgttttgagatacggccgtttaaagttttcaattgcgcaatacaggtagaaaaatgaattaatcaacattttgatcacggaaatggattctacgtccaatttccttcaaaattgagtctaagaccgaccttataagatttgtggttcctgagctatcgccgtttgaaaataggaggtttggtcaaaaatcgccaaaaagtcgattttttggggaggtacaaaaatggagggggtggtccgatttggatgaaattcgggattcttgcatgttttgatagtatcaacagctctgccaaatttgagcaggatcggagagggtaattttcaaatatgcactttttcgtgcacagttgagatggaatgacccttatgtaaaattgtctggagaatcgattcccactacgggtttttaaaaattttgacatttagaccacttttcaaaaaaacagttttagtaaatgatttttgtatttttttaggagagacataccatcctgcatttttcgtcagtcttttggtaacattttaggctatttcctcaaaaattttgaccgaaaaaaaatcgtgacatcacctttaaatttaagtttcagacttaaaaatcaaaaaatctcatagatgtggcgtgtatttttgtttcagtgtattttttttcagaaagcccgtccaatttcctacaagtttgtctttgaccactttttgatacgacgcaacggcttcgagatacagtcatttttaaattacagaatacaaaaatatttaaataccttacacccttctcaaatgttattttcgagtactgttggctccatatacacaaaaatggcttatataggcctaggataacatgtctacaaagtttcattgaaatcggagagggtcgggtacaaaagtaccagaaaaatacctgatttgagctggaattgctctttagtgtttttttctttgaaaaatacgtttttttcggaattctgagtgcgccatcaaatcgggcgtctaattttacataaagaccctttgacaccaaatttctatctcatcaccgtttcaggctgcaaattattcaaaaacacctcttttttcgcatgttcaaaaatggaaggggtcgtaccgcccctccgtcatgagatatcaaaaaacggacctcggattcgtgatcagggacaaaagttaccccttacgacaaagtttcacgcaaatcgaagaggggtcggggcaacttttcccgattccgTGTGAGTTTGTTGAGAATTACCCgtatgataaaaaatattcaaaatccaGCTCTTTGAACAATATCAATAAAAACCTGCTCAAATAGCTTTATTCAAAATCTCGCTTTCCATACCACTGAtgatgaaatgttttttttctgcccacccaaaaattcaaatagcttttttcctcatttttatAAGGTCATCACGGCCGACCACCattcaaaaacatataaaatgggGTCCACCCGGAACCGACCACTAACGCCTTCATCGCACTGGAAAGCATAATGTTTCGTGCGGTTGGGAGGGGGGGTGCGTTAATGCCACAAGTGATGGCTGGGATGAGGCCATGTTTTCCGCTGTCACAAATTGCTTTCGCTTCCCCCCACACACATCACAAACAGAGTCACACAGTGTTCGCTTTGTTTTTCTTAATGGAATTTTTAATTCGCCATTCACCAGAACACCAGCACCATCATCATCAACGCCAGTgtgaaacaaacaaacaaaaatgtacCGAAATGAAGGAGGGTTTTGGGTATAAAAAATGAGGGTGACATGTTTCACCTCTGATCgtggttgtttttatttttagtactgTAAACtgattaaatttgaaacaatttgaaatcataatttttcTTCAGATTTTTTGCATTCTTGACTCTTAGAAAAATCCTTTGTTCAATTCTGTTCAATATCATTAAAGCCATAACGATTGCATCAAAAGTAAcgattttcaacaatattttacaaatttaaaaatatatgttatTGTAAGAAGTCACCATCATTTACGGTAATTTATTAAACAGAAATGAAGCAAAAAGTAGCAACCGGTCCATGCGTGATTACCCTAGAGTTCTGCAATGAATGAGTTCCCTTTAAAGGCCAAAAAAAGAAATCCTCCCCATTCCACCCAGAAAACCACCTTCAGCAGACACCTTTCGCTGCCAGACCCATTTTCCGCACTCCAAAAAACCCCTCGGACACATCCTTCAGTTTCCCCCACTTCCAAGTGGGGAGGGTTGGATGGGCGGAAATGACATCCAATTCATGAACGCAAATGATGAGCACCGGCGGGCGCGATGAATGAATAGTGTACGCGGAAGAGTATAGGATAGCTTCCGCTGGTTGTTGAACGGAACCCTGAAAAGCATAGAAGGTGAAAGAGAACTGCTCCCATATTCATGGCGCTCATTACATAATCAGAAAGTTGAACTGATAATGAATATATGATGAAAGAGACTACCTAACCATAAGAAGGGGGGGGAGGGTGTTGGGAGGGGTTTGCAGTTGGGTAGGATTGTATAGTTTCACTTGCCGGAGGGTTTGTTTTTGCTACGTTTTGCAGAAAACATCGTTTGGCTGGTATTTAGAGCGGTTAGagaagatatttaaaaaaagttaattaactcTTTAACAACCAAGCGCGCGAAAAATAGGTTGGTTacaacaaaacaagttttccgCGATTGATGTTCAAAGATTAAAGTTTGGtcttcacataaaaaaaaaataagaaagtaggggaaattttcgtaagtttggcaggttaagtacTCGCTCTTaaccatccaatttgctgattttcacaatttaaacaaacttattttgtaaaactgttgaaagaaacttgcttgctcacttcctataaAGCTAAATATCactcaatttcagttgaaaacacttttttagctgtaattgaactttaaagtgctgatatggcaacattagaggcacgatggagTCAGATGCTATTCCCCTACTTTATAACTTACTTTTTGTACTTATTTAaaccaaccaacaaaatttctgcacaTGTGGATCCCTAGAAAGACAAgtgctttgatttttcaaaaatatttgagcaCTCCTACATATTGCATTCAATATTGAGTTGAGGAACGAACCATCCTATTCTCCTTACAAATTTTGGAGAagaaccattcggccctgtcgaaacatttttgaaaaattctggagcaacatttgaaaagggcgcttAGACTGTTTTGCAACATCCCAAGCAATAGGTAACTATTTTATAAATCCTGAATTGTTAAATGGTAGCTGTCGAAATACttatacgcccttttcaaatgttgctccagaatttaaattgcatttttgacaaattttcatgcaaaaacgatTGTTTTATGTAAGGTTTTTTTACTCAGAAAAACCATACCAATGGTATAATACCATCCACATttacgacccccaggtcttttgtggtctgtctctattgcaagtttctgctcggaGTCCGatggcttgaatggggagggcacccaaacctctttctactccaaggaaccttccatcccAGGGTTCGaattgacgacctttggattacgAGTCCAAACGTCGCCAGCGATttcaccggagcaggcttggtttggtgtgttgtttgtctttATAGCAGGGAGACGATTGTCATtccagtgaaaacaaaaatattttttttattaataattcaatttttgttataagaattactgcagtaaaagtcaaattacacagtagttaagttaaacgtttcatgtgataaaagtacaactttaaatgagtTCATCGGCCCgatagtttattttgcaaataaattgataaaaatcacctcaaaaaaatactctaacttttaaacgtacattgcggtaaaattttacataaaaacaataataactttatttccatttaatgcctgcagtttttgtacttttgttttacagtgcgcagttgctttgttttggttccgtaacgaacagctgttcttttgtacTGGCGACGTAATCGACAgctcccttttgttctggtgccgaagttgacagcttgtgttagctacgggcgagctgcctgtagtgagatatagatgtcacCCCCCCTGAAATTATCTGATAAACTGCTGTTTTCTTAATAactgttttcaaagttttgcgtaaaaaaaatagtgacccaCCCATGACCCTACACTTTTAATATCAATACATCTAGAAAAACTTCGTATttatatttcattgaaaattgacTAACATGGCTGTTGGTCTTTTTATCAAGAttcataaagatatttcatgatttgagCAATCTATAAACAACTTaagtttgaaaacttgaaacgtgttttttttctggaaacaaGCAGTTCATTTAAGAAGGTatcagactatgacaaacaaacaaactagcactttttgacagtttggcagtttgcctgcatttgtttgcagaaacgtcagcctgcatacatttcaagcaaaacaatgttaatGAGCCAATGtgaatttgtaaacaagcaggctGTCCTGCTCATGTCAGTGGATGTTTAGATTTGCTCACGCTAGAGGAAGTCATCGGGCATGAAATGGAagcactctttgtttacaaacccacaacggtccttttgcattgttttgctagacttGTTTGCGAggttggcaaactgtcaaacacgaaaaagtgcaagttgtttgtttgtttgtttgttatagTCTAATTCCTCATTAACATATCCCACACTGTTTTAGGATTGGAAGGACTAAATTACCTGATATTTTGGGAGAAGACTCTCAAAATAAACGTTGAAAGTTTGGCAACCCTATCATACAATGTTGCAacataaggccattgcaaatataacTTCAATAACGGCCTTTAGTTGCTCATgcctgaaaatgtattttttcaaaaagttaaaaataaatcttcaaatttaacaATGAAACTTTGAGGTTTGAACTAGGGATCCTAATTATGGAATGGAATTATAgaatttgacgtatccaaacaagcatttgcctttacgcccagcaaaacttggcAATGTTGGCAAGCTCAAACGTATGTTGCCTGATGGATTTAGCAAGGTCTGTCCAGTTTCCACATTTAGGGTCCCTAGTTTGGACCTCTAGTCGCTGAAGTAcggccacaaaaaaaaacaggaaaaaatagttttttttttgttatcagcCAAGTTTCACTAAATTTTCATATGCCAAAATTTATCTCTGGGGCAACAtatgaaaggggcggtacgacattactcttacggcctttcgttcCATTCAAACGCGTGTGATGAAAGACCGTAAGAGCATTGTCGTACCGGccatttcaaatgttgctccaggtCTCAGCAATGTGTTATCCCATTATCCGACTTAGATGTCATATTCtaataataacattttctgatctttcagttaaattcagttaaagtttaaaaaaaattaaaattcccttcaaatatttgaaagggATTTAGATCCAAATTAGgcacttttcaaatgttagactaaggttaaaattttgataaaattgtaaTCGGAAATATCAGTAAAATTATCACACATGTTTGTTAAAAAACATTCCAAAGAACTTGAAAGAGATGTGACATTGTCCACAcacaaaagttacttaaaatcacgaaaaattgCAATATATTCACAAAATAGTCAAGAGCACAGTTAGAAATTATTCTAGctccaaaataaataaaaaatccagCTATGAACTACTTCAGACTGCTCTATCTCACCCAAATCAGGATACTTGTTACGCGAATCTTTTCCTCGAAACATCTCCCGGTGCAAATCGAACAAATAATGAAGCCCCTCCCCATGCAGCACTCTCGAACGACTAACAATGGTTTGAAATAAAAGAAACTTTCCATTTTCTCGAACAACTTTTCCAAAACGTGAGCTAAACGCCAATCTGCCATTCGATGTATTTACACAGTGCAATCTTCTTTACTaacatctctctctctctctcccctaACTCCAACCCGTACAATTTATTCACCCACGTGGAAAACAACACGAAAGGGAACGAGTTTGGAACGTGCCCTGAAACTTGTTGGTCTGTAGTTTAACCAGTTTCCAACACCACCCCTTTTTTCCGCGCAAGCTTGCTTCCACAATTCGATTTGGATTTCACCTGGATCAAGCCCCGCCAGCAAACACAAAGCCACCCGATTGGACACGTGACTTTGTTGGTTCTGCTGGAGTTGGAGGCATCTTCATTGTGCATTCCTGAatatggagtactttttgaggAGGTTTTGACTTTGCAATTATGATCAAAGaaatctcgattaaattttcaaaaggtcctatctgcataggaaacccatgagggataggttgttttgaaaatttaatctagaaatcaagatttcttaaaaattaaatttaattggcttgaattgttttaaaattatttaacattttttcaattatacaACTAAGTTTAaaccccttttaaaatgttacgcTTTATTAGTAGAACCACAAACGAAATAGACAACAAAGTCTTCTCACCGCAAACCCCCTTCCCCCATCCCACTTTTCCAGCAAAGTAAATCGAATAAGTATTTTCGCCCCCCACTCGTCTTGAGCGTGTGGGAGGAAATGAGTTTTCTCAGACTTTCGGGTGGTCGGGCCCGGAAAAGCCCAAGAAAACCCCCTCCGGAGACCAGGGGAAGTTTACTATTTTCGTACCTCATTACCTCGGTGctcaatttaattaatttgcagTCATTGAGTTGGAGCTTCACGGCGAAGTTGCGATACCGTATGGCCGGAAGGTGCACGCGCAAGTGTTTGCGGAATCGAAAAGTTTGCGCCAAAGTAGGACTTAGCTGTTTGTGTTCGGAGCTGCGAGTACTAATGTGATGTGTCGGTTAGGAGGTGAGGTAAAAGTTTTGCTAAGGTTCTTGTATCAACCTGGTCGATGACAGAAAGTTTCTACTGAGTTTATTTCTTTTGAATaatatttcgaaaaatactttttattattcaataaatacaagatttgattaaatttggctCAGATTTACTAGTTtaattcagatttttaaattttattattacctCAAGTTTAAACATCAAACCTTCAATCATTCCTCGGCGCAATCGCCATGTAGCAGTAGATCTCCCCGTCGGCATCCCGTTGGACGGAAATCATCGAAGTGTCATCGCCCGCCGAGTGCAGCACAACCGGTGCCAGCTGACCCGACCGGGGCAAATAGGGACACGCGTTGGCTAGCGAATTTCCGAGCAGCTCGGCCAGCGGCAGCAATTTCTGGCCGTTCTTGGGCGGAAACGTCGCGAACGGTTCCACAAAGTACACCGGACTTCCGGACAGCATCAGCTTCAGGTACTCGACGTACTCCTGCACTAGCCGCGGGTGGGAACCCTCCGCTTGGGACTCGGTGGCCAGCCGTTTGATCCACTCCGTCACGCGGACACGTTCGCCGGGGGTGCCGATTTTCGAGGCCAGGAACATTAGCTCGACGAGGGACTGGTTGAAAGAAGACATTTTTGGAATCTGAAACCGAGGACtactttgatgaattttgttttaaacgaaaaacaaaaaacaaaaaacaaaaagcaaaaagcaaaaagcaaaaagcaaaaagcaaaaagcaaaaagcaaaaagcaaaaagcaaaaagcaaaaagcaaaaagcaaaaagcaaaaagcaa
Protein-coding sequences here:
- the LOC119767955 gene encoding uncharacterized protein LOC119767955 translates to MSSFNQSLVELMFLASKIGTPGERVRVTEWIKRLATESQAEGSHPRLVQEYVEYLKLMLSGSPVYFVEPFATFPPKNGQKLLPLAELLGNSLANACPYLPRSGQLAPVVLHSAGDDTSMISVQRDADGEIYCYMAIAPRND